The following coding sequences lie in one Sedimentibacter sp. MB35-C1 genomic window:
- the yihA gene encoding ribosome biogenesis GTP-binding protein YihA/YsxC codes for MIIRKAELLITAAKKEQYPETVVPEIAFAGKSNVGKSSMINALLNRRSLARTSSQPGKTQTINFYNINDTMNFVDLPGYGYAKVSKTEIGKWGKMIDTYLHNRPQLRQVILLVDIRHEPGKNDIQMYEWIKRCGFEGYVIAAKADKLSRSQQIKSLAAIRKVLNIKDSSMVIPFSAVSKAGVEDTWNLFAQLVGLENE; via the coding sequence ATGATAATAAGAAAAGCAGAACTTCTTATAACAGCTGCTAAGAAAGAACAATATCCTGAAACTGTTGTTCCCGAAATTGCATTTGCAGGCAAGTCAAATGTAGGTAAATCTTCGATGATTAATGCCCTTTTAAATAGAAGAAGTCTCGCAAGAACAAGTTCTCAGCCCGGAAAGACTCAGACCATAAATTTCTATAATATTAACGATACGATGAATTTTGTGGATTTACCGGGGTATGGGTATGCGAAGGTTTCTAAAACAGAGATTGGTAAGTGGGGAAAGATGATAGATACATACCTGCACAACAGACCGCAGCTCAGGCAGGTTATTTTACTAGTTGATATTAGGCATGAACCTGGGAAGAATGATATACAGATGTATGAATGGATAAAAAGGTGCGGATTTGAAGGATATGTTATAGCTGCAAAAGCAGATAAGCTGTCAAGATCACAACAAATAAAAAGCTTGGCTGCGATTAGAAAAGTACTTAATATTAAGGACAGCAGTATGGTGATTCCGTTCTCAGCCGTATCTAAAGCCGGAGTTGAAGATACATGGAACCTGTTCGCACAATTAGTGGGCTTAGAAAATGAATAA
- a CDS encoding ATP-binding protein, with translation MMIYEFETKVHSDIGSVKGVVEEILINIKDRLNEDIFFNTKIILNELIINGVLHGNKLDFNKKISINLNIDNSCIIIDVKDEGAGISYKHKAFGDYDFCESGRGLMLVEGLSDKFAIDGNRVICVQYLK, from the coding sequence ATGATGATTTATGAATTTGAAACAAAAGTCCACAGTGATATAGGCAGCGTAAAGGGCGTTGTAGAAGAAATTCTTATTAATATCAAGGACAGATTAAACGAAGATATCTTTTTCAATACTAAAATAATTTTAAATGAACTTATAATTAACGGCGTATTACACGGAAATAAACTTGATTTTAACAAGAAAATCAGTATAAATCTTAATATTGATAATTCATGCATTATTATTGATGTTAAAGATGAGGGAGCCGGAATATCTTATAAGCATAAGGCATTTGGAGATTATGATTTTTGCGAATCAGGACGGGGGCTTATGCTTGTGGAAGGATTGTCCGATAAATTTGCAATTGACGGGAACAGGGTCATCTGCGTACAATATCTAAAATGA
- a CDS encoding ATP-dependent DNA helicase, whose product MDTIKLSVRELVEFVYKSGDINIKAMSADRALEGIKAHKILQSQMGESYQKEFYLKEEFALKNITFVIEGRADGIITEKGRITVDEIKSTYTDLERIDKGYNAAHLAQAKCYAYIYGNEKRIDELCVQLRYYNLETGKTKTLLYTYTMDELELFFYEVLNMYVEWAETIISLRKEREESIEELKFPFNDYRKGQRNFSVAVFRTIKEGRKLFAQAPTGVGKTISVLFPAIKSLNYKSNSKIYYLTAKSSTKSIAFDTVKLMIEKGLKLRTTVITAKEKICFMDETDCEPEYCPYARGYYDKLNTPLKNSIKNICLYDRDFIEKISRKYEICPFEFSLDLAYMSDAVICDYNYYFDPRVALQRDDVFKNSNDILLIDEAHNLEDRTRSMYSPELVKEEFYALYKIMKKTDKKISRCLSNINKKFIEIKKKSDEPYIFDEDPSDLINHVRKFTALADDFINDKKNDNVPEELVDIYFKGMFFMKISEIADKNFCYFADFTSKQTKVKLFLIDPSDVLRQILKKAWSSVFFSATLTPLKYFRYILGGDDSDYIMRIDSPFEIEKLKLMVTENISMKYAVRDSNIDTACKYIYEIISNKKGNYMVFFPSYSFMEKVYDTYSQIFDCSNIIFQKQGINEDEQVKITDRFRNETDVVLFTVVGGIFSEGIDLPLEKLIGAVIIGTGIPQISYERNIIRNFFDIKFNSGYDFAYKYPGFNKILQSAGRVIRTENDTGVVLLIDSRLCERGYLNLFPGHWNHCVKIKSTEEAKNEIRSFWKGAENEYSI is encoded by the coding sequence ATGGATACCATAAAGCTATCAGTTAGAGAACTGGTTGAATTTGTATACAAAAGCGGAGATATAAATATAAAGGCCATGAGCGCTGATAGAGCACTGGAAGGAATTAAAGCTCATAAAATTCTACAATCCCAAATGGGTGAAAGCTACCAGAAGGAGTTCTATCTGAAAGAAGAGTTTGCGCTTAAAAATATAACATTTGTTATTGAGGGAAGAGCGGATGGCATAATAACAGAAAAAGGCCGCATTACTGTAGATGAAATAAAATCAACGTACACAGATTTAGAACGCATAGATAAAGGTTATAATGCCGCACATCTTGCTCAGGCTAAATGCTATGCATATATTTACGGAAATGAAAAAAGAATCGATGAATTATGCGTTCAGTTAAGATATTATAACTTAGAAACAGGAAAGACAAAAACATTGCTTTATACATATACCATGGACGAACTAGAGCTATTTTTTTATGAAGTCCTAAATATGTACGTAGAATGGGCAGAGACAATTATCAGCCTTAGAAAGGAACGCGAAGAATCAATTGAGGAATTAAAATTTCCTTTTAATGATTACAGAAAAGGACAAAGGAATTTTTCTGTTGCAGTTTTTAGAACAATCAAAGAAGGCAGAAAGCTCTTTGCTCAAGCGCCTACCGGAGTGGGAAAGACTATATCTGTTCTGTTTCCTGCTATAAAATCGCTTAATTATAAAAGTAATTCTAAAATTTATTATCTTACAGCAAAATCCTCAACAAAATCAATAGCATTTGATACTGTAAAATTAATGATTGAAAAAGGACTTAAATTAAGGACAACAGTAATTACGGCCAAAGAAAAAATATGTTTTATGGATGAAACAGACTGCGAACCGGAGTATTGTCCATATGCAAGGGGGTACTATGATAAGTTAAATACTCCTTTGAAAAATTCTATAAAAAATATTTGTTTGTATGATAGAGATTTTATAGAAAAAATTAGCAGAAAATATGAAATCTGTCCGTTTGAATTTAGTCTTGATCTTGCATATATGTCAGATGCGGTAATATGTGACTACAACTATTATTTTGATCCGAGGGTTGCGCTTCAGAGAGATGATGTTTTTAAAAACAGCAATGACATACTTCTCATTGACGAAGCTCACAATCTTGAGGACAGAACAAGAAGCATGTATTCACCTGAGCTTGTTAAAGAGGAATTCTATGCATTATATAAAATAATGAAAAAAACAGATAAAAAAATCAGTAGATGTCTGTCTAATATAAATAAAAAATTTATTGAAATTAAAAAGAAATCAGATGAGCCGTATATATTTGATGAAGATCCATCAGACCTGATTAATCATGTCAGAAAATTTACTGCGCTTGCTGATGACTTCATTAATGATAAGAAAAATGACAATGTTCCTGAAGAGCTTGTTGACATATACTTCAAGGGAATGTTTTTTATGAAAATTTCTGAAATAGCTGATAAAAATTTCTGCTATTTTGCTGATTTTACTTCAAAGCAAACAAAGGTAAAGCTATTTTTAATTGATCCTTCGGATGTTTTAAGGCAGATACTAAAAAAGGCATGGTCATCGGTGTTTTTTTCCGCAACTCTTACACCGCTGAAATATTTCAGGTACATTCTTGGTGGAGACGACAGCGATTATATTATGAGGATAGACTCTCCATTTGAGATTGAAAAATTAAAGCTTATGGTCACTGAAAACATATCTATGAAGTATGCTGTTCGCGATTCAAACATAGATACGGCATGCAAGTATATTTATGAAATAATATCCAATAAAAAAGGAAATTACATGGTGTTTTTCCCATCATACAGCTTTATGGAGAAAGTTTATGATACCTATAGTCAGATATTTGATTGTTCTAATATTATATTTCAAAAACAGGGAATTAATGAGGATGAACAGGTTAAAATTACAGATAGGTTTAGAAATGAAACAGATGTAGTCCTTTTTACAGTTGTAGGAGGAATTTTTTCCGAAGGGATAGATTTGCCGCTTGAAAAATTAATAGGAGCAGTTATAATAGGTACAGGAATACCACAGATATCCTATGAAAGAAATATTATCAGAAATTTCTTTGATATAAAATTTAATTCTGGCTATGATTTTGCGTATAAATATCCTGGATTTAACAAGATACTGCAGTCTGCAGGCAGAGTCATCAGAACAGAAAATGATACTGGAGTAGTATTGCTCATAGATTCAAGGCTGTGTGAAAGAGGATATCTAAATCTCTTTCCAGGGCATTGGAATCATTGTGTTAAAATTAAAAGCACAGAGGAAGCAAAAAATGAAATCAGATCATTCTGGAAAGGAGCAGAAAATGAATATAGTATCTGA
- a CDS encoding aminotransferase class IV, with the protein MNIVSENNVSNGKIITKMRLEELLNEDNAKIYEVIRVIKRKPIFLKEHYERMKESIHLSNVRGNLNYDEFKKSMELLISENRFDNCNVRVSYYFNNKEITLFYFIESYYPSEEEFRIGIHTVTARVQRSNPNVKAFQKEYKARVKQIADENHAYEVILVNDDGTVSEGSRSNVFFVKNNTVITSPDSSVLLGVTRNKVIEICENNGITVEKKFVSTEELNSFDGAFITGTSNDVLPIRSINDLMFESSENETVKKLGSLYMNEVNKELGK; encoded by the coding sequence ATGAATATAGTATCTGAAAATAATGTAAGCAACGGTAAAATAATAACTAAGATGCGTCTGGAGGAACTTCTTAATGAGGATAATGCCAAAATATATGAAGTCATAAGAGTTATAAAGCGAAAACCTATATTTCTTAAAGAGCATTATGAACGAATGAAAGAAAGCATTCATTTAAGTAATGTAAGAGGAAATTTGAACTATGATGAGTTTAAAAAATCCATGGAGCTATTGATAAGCGAAAATAGATTCGACAACTGCAATGTAAGAGTGTCATATTATTTTAATAATAAAGAAATAACTTTGTTTTACTTCATTGAAAGCTACTATCCATCAGAAGAGGAATTCCGTATCGGAATACATACTGTAACGGCAAGGGTGCAGAGGAGCAACCCTAATGTTAAGGCATTTCAAAAGGAATATAAAGCAAGGGTTAAGCAAATAGCAGATGAGAATCATGCTTATGAAGTTATTCTTGTAAATGATGACGGAACTGTAAGTGAAGGAAGCAGGTCGAATGTTTTTTTTGTTAAGAATAACACTGTAATAACATCTCCCGACTCGTCAGTTCTATTGGGCGTAACAAGAAACAAGGTTATTGAAATATGTGAAAACAATGGAATAACAGTGGAGAAAAAGTTCGTTTCGACCGAAGAACTAAATTCGTTTGACGGAGCTTTTATAACAGGAACATCTAATGATGTTTTACCCATTCGCTCAATTAACGATTTAATGTTTGAATCTTCAGAAAACGAAACTGTTAAGAAGTTGGGAAGTCTATATATGAATGAAGTAAATAAGGAGCTGGGTAAGTGA
- a CDS encoding cysteine desulfurase family protein, producing MKTVYLDNSATTKVRKKVLEQIIDVNENYYGNPSSLHRMGLQIEKKIEESRKNVSKIINSKASEIYFTGGGTESNNIAIISSLSNCEKRHNIVTTKIEHSSVYNTINHFKDKMEIRYVEVDKMGKVDQDNLNELVDHNTILVSIMHVNNEVGIVQDLNSITKIIKDKNKDAKIHIDAVQSFGKIKIDTNKLPVDTIAFSSHKIHGPKGVGGLFVRSGSGINCITFGGGQEKSIRPGTENTPGIVGFGEACRLICENFREETEKLQNLKYLYAKRLSEEIKDIKINSSMKNDGAPHILSISFKNVKAEVLVHYLEQQGIFVSTGSACSSKAKTNRILESIKLDRDYLHGTIRISLGLLNTEDEVEYAVHSIKQSVEDIRKIMK from the coding sequence ATGAAAACAGTTTATTTAGACAATAGTGCTACAACCAAGGTAAGAAAGAAAGTATTGGAGCAAATCATAGATGTGAACGAAAACTATTACGGAAATCCGTCATCTCTTCACAGAATGGGTCTGCAGATAGAAAAGAAAATAGAAGAATCAAGGAAGAATGTATCAAAGATTATTAATTCAAAAGCAAGCGAAATTTATTTTACCGGTGGAGGGACTGAAAGCAATAATATTGCGATTATAAGCTCCTTGTCAAATTGTGAAAAAAGGCATAATATAGTTACTACCAAAATTGAACATTCATCTGTATATAATACTATCAACCATTTTAAAGACAAGATGGAGATACGATATGTTGAAGTGGACAAAATGGGAAAAGTTGATCAAGATAATCTAAATGAATTGGTTGATCACAACACAATTCTTGTTTCAATCATGCATGTAAACAATGAAGTAGGAATAGTACAGGACTTAAACAGCATAACAAAGATTATCAAAGATAAAAACAAGGATGCAAAAATTCATATTGATGCTGTGCAGTCTTTCGGAAAAATTAAAATTGACACAAACAAGCTTCCTGTTGACACCATTGCATTCAGCAGTCACAAAATTCATGGACCTAAAGGAGTGGGAGGGCTTTTTGTGCGTTCAGGATCTGGTATTAACTGCATAACATTTGGGGGAGGACAGGAAAAGTCAATCAGACCAGGAACAGAAAATACTCCGGGAATTGTAGGATTTGGGGAAGCATGCAGGCTTATTTGCGAAAATTTCAGGGAAGAAACTGAAAAACTGCAAAACTTAAAGTATCTTTATGCAAAAAGGTTGTCAGAAGAGATAAAAGATATTAAAATTAACAGCTCTATGAAAAATGATGGTGCTCCTCACATACTCAGTATTTCATTTAAAAATGTAAAAGCAGAAGTGCTTGTTCATTATCTCGAGCAGCAAGGTATATTTGTTTCAACAGGGTCAGCCTGTTCTTCAAAGGCGAAAACAAACAGGATATTGGAATCAATAAAATTAGACCGTGACTATTTACACGGAACCATACGCATCAGCTTGGGACTTTTAAATACCGAAGATGAAGTGGAATATGCAGTGCACAGCATTAAGCAATCGGTTGAAGATATAAGAAAAATTATGAAATAG
- the thiI gene encoding tRNA uracil 4-sulfurtransferase ThiI, translated as MYNIVAASFGEIFLKGKNRGKFEHQLIEQVRFALKDFNKLSIYKDLGKVFIETSNEEDMDGIIEKTKKIFGIVSIMPSIRTEKDPETIIKKSIELFAYLKEKQNIKTFKIKTKRSDKEFPIKSMEFSAEVGGRILEAFNDVTVDVHNPDIEIYIDIKKNCYISSEKIKTVGGMPIGSCGRALLLLSGGIDSPVAGYMIAKRGVEIHALYFHTYPFTSERANEKVKKLKELLEEYCGKIKLFSINMLEIHKAIKEFCREEETTILARRFMMRIAERIAKENKMEMLITGESLGQVASQTMKSMTVIENAIEMPILKPLVGMDKTEIMERAREIGTYETSILPFDDCCSVFAPSHPLINPKLDSILRSESSLNIEELVDTVYSTLEIL; from the coding sequence ATGTATAATATTGTAGCGGCAAGTTTTGGAGAAATATTTTTAAAAGGAAAGAACAGAGGGAAATTTGAACATCAGTTAATTGAACAGGTTAGATTTGCATTGAAGGATTTCAACAAATTGTCCATATATAAGGATTTAGGCAAAGTTTTTATTGAAACAAGCAATGAAGAGGATATGGATGGAATTATAGAAAAAACAAAAAAGATTTTTGGAATCGTCAGCATTATGCCGTCTATAAGAACAGAAAAGGATCCTGAAACAATAATAAAAAAATCAATAGAACTTTTTGCCTATCTCAAAGAAAAACAGAATATAAAAACATTTAAAATAAAGACAAAAAGAAGTGATAAGGAATTTCCTATAAAATCCATGGAATTCAGTGCCGAAGTAGGTGGCAGGATATTGGAGGCGTTTAATGATGTAACGGTTGATGTGCATAATCCTGATATTGAGATATATATAGACATAAAGAAAAACTGTTACATCTCATCAGAGAAGATTAAAACTGTAGGAGGAATGCCAATAGGATCGTGCGGGCGGGCGCTTTTACTTTTGTCAGGAGGGATTGACAGTCCTGTAGCAGGGTATATGATAGCCAAAAGAGGCGTAGAAATACATGCGCTTTACTTTCATACATATCCTTTTACTTCCGAAAGAGCTAACGAAAAGGTGAAAAAATTAAAAGAATTATTGGAAGAATACTGCGGTAAGATTAAGCTGTTCAGCATAAACATGCTGGAAATACACAAAGCAATCAAAGAATTCTGCAGAGAAGAAGAAACAACTATACTTGCGCGCAGATTCATGATGAGAATTGCAGAAAGAATAGCAAAAGAAAACAAAATGGAAATGCTTATAACAGGAGAAAGTCTGGGACAGGTAGCAAGTCAAACCATGAAGTCAATGACGGTAATTGAAAATGCAATTGAAATGCCTATATTAAAACCTTTAGTAGGAATGGACAAGACAGAAATAATGGAAAGAGCCCGGGAAATAGGAACTTATGAAACATCTATTTTACCATTCGATGACTGCTGCTCTGTTTTTGCACCATCACATCCTTTGATAAACCCTAAACTTGACTCAATATTAAGATCAGAAAGCAGTTTAAACATAGAAGAATTGGTAGATACAGTTTATTCGACATTAGAAATATTATAA
- a CDS encoding 3-phosphoglycerate dehydrogenase family protein, whose translation MYKIALFSKIPSDVMNLFSEDKYNIVREETSDADGIVMRSMDIHDMQFSRKLKAIARSGAGVNNIPVERCADEGIVVFNAPGANANAVCELTFLGLLVSSRKVVDSINWTKSLDCDVVDTVEKGKSQFVGPEIKGKTLGVIGLGNVGHRVANLGIKLGMEVIGYDPYISVKNALGLSWDVQYTSDINDLYKKSDYITIHTPYNEETKNYINKENIKFMKDGVKILNFARHGVVNEDDLAEALESGKVGYHVSDLPNEKLLKTKNVVCIPHLGGSTYEAEENCAEMAVTQLKEYLEKGNITNSVNFPDCSMERYPGTDRMVVLNKNIPNMIGKMTTALASRNINIIGMVNKSKGDYACNIIDIVGELTEDILKEMEDHYGILRVMLIKQKAEK comes from the coding sequence ATGTATAAAATAGCGTTATTTAGCAAAATACCAAGTGATGTCATGAATTTGTTTTCTGAAGACAAATATAATATAGTCCGCGAAGAAACCAGTGATGCAGACGGAATAGTTATGCGAAGTATGGACATACATGACATGCAGTTTTCAAGAAAGCTTAAGGCAATAGCAAGGTCAGGTGCAGGTGTAAACAATATTCCGGTAGAAAGGTGCGCAGATGAAGGAATTGTTGTATTTAACGCCCCGGGAGCTAATGCAAATGCAGTATGTGAATTGACATTTCTGGGGCTTTTAGTGTCTTCAAGAAAAGTTGTAGACAGCATTAATTGGACTAAAAGTCTGGATTGTGATGTGGTTGATACTGTTGAGAAAGGTAAATCACAATTTGTCGGTCCCGAAATAAAGGGGAAAACTCTCGGTGTAATAGGACTGGGAAATGTTGGACACAGAGTCGCAAACCTAGGCATAAAATTAGGTATGGAAGTAATAGGATATGACCCTTATATTTCAGTAAAAAACGCGCTCGGGCTCTCTTGGGACGTGCAGTATACAAGTGATATAAATGATTTATACAAAAAAAGTGATTATATTACAATTCACACTCCTTATAACGAAGAAACTAAAAATTATATTAATAAAGAAAATATAAAGTTCATGAAAGACGGAGTAAAGATTTTGAATTTTGCGCGACATGGGGTTGTTAATGAGGATGATTTAGCTGAGGCGCTTGAAAGTGGAAAAGTTGGATACCACGTATCAGATTTGCCTAACGAAAAGCTTCTAAAAACTAAAAATGTAGTCTGCATACCTCATTTAGGCGGTTCAACATATGAGGCTGAAGAAAATTGCGCTGAAATGGCTGTTACCCAGCTTAAAGAGTATCTTGAAAAAGGTAATATTACAAACTCGGTAAACTTTCCCGACTGCTCAATGGAGAGATATCCTGGGACAGACAGAATGGTAGTGCTTAATAAAAATATACCAAATATGATTGGTAAAATGACAACAGCTTTGGCCAGCAGAAATATAAATATCATAGGAATGGTAAACAAGAGCAAGGGAGATTATGCTTGTAATATTATAGATATTGTGGGAGAATTAACAGAAGATATATTAAAGGAGATGGAAGATCATTACGGCATACTGAGAGTTATGCTAATAAAACAAAAGGCGGAAAAATAA
- the rnhA gene encoding ribonuclease HI: MKKVNIYSDGACSGNPGPGGYGVILEYNGKEMELSGGEKNTTNNRMELMGVIVGLEALKEPCDVTITTDSKYVTDAFNKGWIDSWQKKNWKKADGKIVLNKELWQRLLAATQVHRVKFVHVLGHNGHVYNERCDKLAVSQRDKNSFS; this comes from the coding sequence ATGAAGAAAGTCAATATATACTCAGATGGTGCATGCAGCGGAAATCCAGGCCCGGGAGGATACGGTGTCATACTGGAGTATAATGGCAAAGAAATGGAATTGAGCGGGGGAGAAAAGAATACAACAAACAACAGAATGGAGCTTATGGGCGTTATTGTGGGACTTGAGGCATTAAAAGAACCATGTGATGTAACTATTACTACGGATTCAAAGTATGTTACCGATGCTTTCAATAAAGGATGGATTGATTCCTGGCAGAAAAAAAATTGGAAGAAAGCTGACGGAAAAATAGTCCTTAATAAAGAACTGTGGCAGAGGTTGCTAGCTGCAACTCAGGTGCACAGGGTTAAATTTGTCCATGTTCTGGGACATAACGGACATGTTTATAATGAGCGATGTGACAAGCTTGCCGTAAGTCAAAGAGATAAGAATTCTTTCAGCTAA
- a CDS encoding LysM peptidoglycan-binding domain-containing protein, whose product MINRQNQNHVECPNASTMPYVVQPGDTLNSIAARFGTNLVGLLELNPTLRLRTLTEGMSLCVPRVPERPPCINGAYYIIREGESFYNIAQRYNLPLNLLLEANPEANPYDLKVGQEICIPNVPEGCPFGTVVTIAQGTRLSDILIGYNLSLNELKENNPDFNPNVIVPGSDICIPIETFAACGPNTTEYIIKAGDSLATIATANNMTPSQLLIANPSLRPANFLIVGTKICIPSTANNTSR is encoded by the coding sequence ATGATAAATAGACAAAACCAAAACCATGTTGAATGCCCCAATGCAAGTACTATGCCTTATGTTGTACAACCGGGCGATACGTTGAATTCAATTGCAGCCAGATTCGGAACGAATTTAGTGGGCCTGCTTGAATTGAACCCAACATTGAGGCTGAGAACATTGACAGAAGGAATGTCATTGTGCGTTCCAAGGGTACCGGAAAGACCTCCCTGCATTAACGGAGCTTATTATATAATCAGGGAGGGAGAAAGTTTCTACAATATTGCACAAAGATATAATCTACCGCTTAATCTTTTGCTGGAAGCTAACCCTGAGGCTAATCCTTATGATTTAAAGGTTGGGCAGGAAATATGCATACCTAATGTCCCGGAGGGGTGTCCCTTTGGTACAGTTGTTACAATTGCACAGGGAACAAGGCTAAGTGATATTTTGATAGGATACAATTTAAGTTTGAATGAACTTAAGGAAAATAATCCTGATTTTAATCCCAATGTTATAGTCCCAGGATCAGATATATGCATACCTATTGAAACCTTTGCTGCCTGCGGCCCGAATACTACAGAATATATAATTAAAGCTGGTGACAGTCTGGCTACTATTGCAACAGCAAATAATATGACGCCTTCTCAGTTGCTAATTGCTAATCCGAGTCTAAGGCCTGCTAACTTTCTAATAGTAGGAACGAAAATTTGCATACCCAGTACTGCCAACAACACAAGCAGATAA
- a CDS encoding patatin-like phospholipase family protein translates to MNKGLKKGTVLEGDGDNRAYQSGVLRALRELEINYDCLVSTSIGALNAASFVKGDYESSSKL, encoded by the coding sequence ATGAACAAAGGATTAAAAAAAGGAACCGTTTTGGAAGGAGACGGAGACAATAGAGCGTATCAGTCAGGAGTACTGAGAGCTTTAAGAGAACTTGAAATAAACTATGATTGTTTAGTGAGCACATCCATAGGTGCACTGAATGCAGCTTCATTCGTAAAGGGGGATTATGAAAGTAGTTCGAAACTGTAA
- a CDS encoding ferritin, with protein sequence MLKEKIANLLNQQINKELFSAYLYLDMANYYIDNGLDGFGNWFNVQSQEELSHAMLFIQYLQNNGEKVNMSEIKAPNIGFSDFGVPLEESLKHEQFITASIYNIYDEAFQNKDYRTMQFLDWFIKEQGEEEKNAEDLITKYKVFGSDSKGLYMINSELASRVYSPPSLVLD encoded by the coding sequence ATGTTAAAAGAAAAAATTGCTAATTTGTTAAACCAACAAATAAACAAAGAATTATTTTCAGCTTATTTATACTTAGATATGGCTAATTATTATATTGATAACGGTCTGGATGGATTCGGAAACTGGTTCAATGTGCAGTCCCAAGAAGAACTTTCCCATGCTATGCTGTTTATCCAGTATCTTCAGAATAACGGTGAAAAAGTAAACATGTCTGAAATAAAAGCTCCAAATATTGGCTTTTCAGATTTTGGTGTTCCTCTGGAAGAATCATTAAAGCATGAGCAGTTTATTACAGCTTCTATTTACAACATATATGATGAAGCATTCCAAAACAAGGATTACAGAACAATGCAATTTTTGGATTGGTTTATAAAAGAACAGGGCGAAGAAGAAAAAAATGCAGAAGATTTAATAACAAAATATAAAGTATTCGGCTCTGATTCTAAGGGTCTGTACATGATAAATTCTGAACTTGCATCAAGAGTTTATTCTCCACCTTCTCTGGTTCTTGACTAG
- a CDS encoding YncE family protein produces MEYDVKLSVTGTYKGREMLFVMELTGEDYICKKAINLGKGDKGAIHSIINYESSVYLADSYNNKIYKYDFDLNELSEATVGRDPRHMCIDEENMCMYVANFESDNVSVIDMSAFTMIESIPAGIKPHDVLFNKNNSRLYTCCYEENEIIEYLDSREKNRQFTSDGKPMHMLIWEDSLIIMTYYVNGNVHTKINFINLESGNIEDVIVLDGLSSDFDINNINKMLYLINIVDKSLYIIDIEKRKTAKTVFLGGYPESLAVGEKYVYVTNSKKNRICAIDIDKMVVSRYVDLGFSPSCIKIIN; encoded by the coding sequence ATGGAATATGATGTTAAACTATCAGTGACGGGTACATATAAAGGCAGAGAAATGCTTTTTGTTATGGAGTTAACGGGGGAAGATTATATTTGCAAAAAAGCCATAAATTTGGGCAAGGGAGACAAAGGTGCAATTCACAGCATTATAAATTACGAAAGTTCGGTGTATTTGGCGGATTCATATAATAATAAAATATATAAATACGATTTTGATTTAAATGAATTATCGGAAGCAACTGTAGGAAGAGATCCTCGCCATATGTGCATTGATGAGGAAAATATGTGTATGTATGTTGCGAATTTTGAATCTGATAATGTTTCGGTTATTGACATGTCAGCATTTACTATGATTGAATCAATTCCGGCAGGCATCAAACCTCATGATGTATTATTTAATAAGAATAACAGCCGTTTGTACACATGCTGCTATGAAGAAAATGAGATTATTGAATATTTGGATAGCAGAGAAAAGAATAGGCAGTTCACTTCTGATGGGAAGCCAATGCATATGCTTATATGGGAAGACAGTTTAATTATTATGACCTACTATGTAAACGGAAATGTTCATACAAAAATTAATTTTATAAATCTGGAATCTGGAAATATTGAAGATGTAATAGTTCTGGATGGATTATCATCTGATTTTGATATAAATAATATTAATAAAATGCTCTATTTAATAAATATAGTTGATAAAAGTCTTTATATTATAGATATTGAAAAAAGGAAAACAGCTAAGACTGTTTTTTTGGGAGGATATCCTGAAAGCCTGGCTGTTGGAGAAAAATATGTATATGTGACTAATTCAAAAAAGAATCGGATTTGTGCTATTGACATTGATAAAATGGTTGTTTCAAGATATGTAGATCTTGGATTTTCTCCAAGCTGTATTAAAATCATCAATTAA